One Tenebrio molitor chromosome 2, icTenMoli1.1, whole genome shotgun sequence genomic region harbors:
- the Fs gene encoding follistatin isoform X1, with amino-acid sequence MNAALIVKFQLLLVLHLLLKFQFTVAGTCWLTMLRNGRCTEILYEKSSREDCCANNHRLHNAWSPDELDSSTFFFWRVLGDGVRCSPCKVSCKDVDCGVDKTCTIKKGRPKCVCSSKCKEGKIRSKRGPICGTDGRSYRNICRLRKRACRRKSNNLSIAYSGTCQSSFAASCDKIKCPSGMHCLLDQNLSPHCVNCSKKCSDNPKRREVCGSDGLTYPSACHLREKTCRKGKAIPIAYKGPCREGATCSKVRCQDRQSCLTDVSTGMPRCVSCSSTCRPRHMHGPICGTNNSTYHSWCEMMLDSCAKGYIIDTKYPGKCTMNV; translated from the exons CAGGAACTTGCTGGTTGACGATGCTACGTAACGGACGTTGTACAGAAATCTTATATGAGAAAAGCAGCAGAGAAGATTGTTGTGCCAATAATCACCGACTCCACAATGCTTGGTCCCCCGATGAGTTAGACTCAAGCACTTTCTTCTTCTGGAGGGTCTTAGGTGATGGCGTCCGTTGTTCACCATGCAAAG tatCCTGCAAGGACGTCGACTGCGGCGTCGACAAAACGTGCACCATCAAGAAAGGTCGTCCGAAATGCGTGTGCTCGTCGAAATGCAAGGAGGGCAAGATCCGGTCTAAAAGAGGTCCAATCTGCGGCACCGACGGCCGCAGTTACCGCAACATCTGCAGACTGCGCAAACGAGCTTGTCGACGTAAATCCAACAATCTATCCATCGCGTACAGCGGCACCTGTCAAA gtaGCTTTGCAGCTTCCTGTGATAAAATCAAATGTCCATCCGGCATGCATTGCCTTCTAGACCAAAATCTAAGCCCGCACTGCGTCAACTGCTCCAAGAAGTGCTCCGACAATCCCAAGCGGAGGGAAGTCTGCGGCTCGGATGGACTCACTTATCCCAGCGCTTGCCATCTGCGAGAGAAGACCTGCCGGAAGGGCAAGGCCATACCCATCGCCTACAAAGGACCTTGCCGAG AGGGTGCCACGTGCAGCAAGGTCCGCTGCCAGGACAGACAGTCGTGCTTGACGGATGTGTCAACGGGGATGCCGCGCTGCGTGAGCTGCAGCTCCACCTGCCGCCCCCGGCACATGCACGGCCCCATCTGCGGCACCAACAATAGCACCTACCACTCCTGGTGCGAGATGATGTTGGACTCTTGTGCCAAGGGCTACATCATCGACACCAAGTATCCAGGAAAATGC ACGATGAACGTTTGA
- the Fs gene encoding follistatin isoform X2: MNAALIVKFQLLLVLHLLLKFQFTVGTCWLTMLRNGRCTEILYEKSSREDCCANNHRLHNAWSPDELDSSTFFFWRVLGDGVRCSPCKVSCKDVDCGVDKTCTIKKGRPKCVCSSKCKEGKIRSKRGPICGTDGRSYRNICRLRKRACRRKSNNLSIAYSGTCQSSFAASCDKIKCPSGMHCLLDQNLSPHCVNCSKKCSDNPKRREVCGSDGLTYPSACHLREKTCRKGKAIPIAYKGPCREGATCSKVRCQDRQSCLTDVSTGMPRCVSCSSTCRPRHMHGPICGTNNSTYHSWCEMMLDSCAKGYIIDTKYPGKCTMNV, encoded by the exons GAACTTGCTGGTTGACGATGCTACGTAACGGACGTTGTACAGAAATCTTATATGAGAAAAGCAGCAGAGAAGATTGTTGTGCCAATAATCACCGACTCCACAATGCTTGGTCCCCCGATGAGTTAGACTCAAGCACTTTCTTCTTCTGGAGGGTCTTAGGTGATGGCGTCCGTTGTTCACCATGCAAAG tatCCTGCAAGGACGTCGACTGCGGCGTCGACAAAACGTGCACCATCAAGAAAGGTCGTCCGAAATGCGTGTGCTCGTCGAAATGCAAGGAGGGCAAGATCCGGTCTAAAAGAGGTCCAATCTGCGGCACCGACGGCCGCAGTTACCGCAACATCTGCAGACTGCGCAAACGAGCTTGTCGACGTAAATCCAACAATCTATCCATCGCGTACAGCGGCACCTGTCAAA gtaGCTTTGCAGCTTCCTGTGATAAAATCAAATGTCCATCCGGCATGCATTGCCTTCTAGACCAAAATCTAAGCCCGCACTGCGTCAACTGCTCCAAGAAGTGCTCCGACAATCCCAAGCGGAGGGAAGTCTGCGGCTCGGATGGACTCACTTATCCCAGCGCTTGCCATCTGCGAGAGAAGACCTGCCGGAAGGGCAAGGCCATACCCATCGCCTACAAAGGACCTTGCCGAG AGGGTGCCACGTGCAGCAAGGTCCGCTGCCAGGACAGACAGTCGTGCTTGACGGATGTGTCAACGGGGATGCCGCGCTGCGTGAGCTGCAGCTCCACCTGCCGCCCCCGGCACATGCACGGCCCCATCTGCGGCACCAACAATAGCACCTACCACTCCTGGTGCGAGATGATGTTGGACTCTTGTGCCAAGGGCTACATCATCGACACCAAGTATCCAGGAAAATGC ACGATGAACGTTTGA
- the LOC138123481 gene encoding neuronal acetylcholine receptor subunit beta-2-like: MYFLSFVVLLLVAAVTGDDDCPKDKSQLAPIKLRKDLLCGYDRSTRPTINHKNAVPVVMRMILKYFAFDIHDSSFVVDSWMAMFWKDEHLKWNPDDYESIKSIHLSDVDIWMPDISVYNRRDQGGDPSAIGTVTCVVSSEGQVVCVPPSHHNSLCVADLTKYPFDTHNCTIRFGSWVHSGEELDIRVAKPGISTEDLVPNGEWALADTNVIKHPGKFKCCPNNTYPSINFSFKIKRVAGAHTATVILPAIALIIITLTSLWIAPNNSERLNLCYMNVICQFLYVQYVSYMLPLNGVNIPLIILFARDSLLISAFTIVFSVMLKSMVENKKAAPEWITKVVCVLVAFKPGQIVFLNDASFKGLKNSEGDDDGAAIISVQEGSSGPKEWFLFAKILDRLCFAIFLTIYISMFISFTP, translated from the exons ATGTACTTTTtgagttttgttgttttactaCTAGTTGCAGCAG TAACGGGTGACGATGATTGTCCAAAGGACAAATCTCAACTGGCACCGATCAAACTGAGAAAAGATTTATTATGTGGATATGACAGAAGTACGAGACCTACTATTAACCACAAAAATGCAGTTCCTGTAGTTATGAGAATGATACTCAAGTATTTTGCCTTc GATATTCATGATAGTAGTTTTGTTGTCGACAGTTGGATGGCGATG TTTTGGAAAGATGAGCATCTGAAGTGGAATCCAGACGATTATGAGTCAATAAAGAGTATACATTTATCTGATGTTGACATTTGGATGCCTGATATTTCTGTCTACAACAG GAGAGATCAAGGTGGGGACCCCTCTGCCATCGGCACAGTCACTTGCGTGGTATCTTCCGAAGGCCAAGTGGTATGCGTACCACCGTCTCACCACAACAGTCTCTGCGTAGCCGACCTGACCAAATACCCCTTCGATACGCACAACTGCACCATACGATTCGGTTCCTGGGTCCACAGCGGCGAAGAACTTGACATAAGAGTGGCTAAACCTGGAATATCGACCGAAGATTTGGTACCAAACGGCGAATGGGCTCTAGCCGACACGAACGTCATCAAACACCCCGGAAAATTCAAATGTTGTCCCAATAACACCTACCCCTCCATCAACTTCAGCTTCAAGATAAAAAGAGTCGCTGGAGCCCACACCGCCACTGTGATTCTACCAGCCATCG CTTTGATTATCATTACTCTGACTTCGTTGTGGATCGCCCCCAACAACTCTGAACGTTTGAATTTGTGTTACATGAATGTGATTTGTCAATTCCTCTACGTTCAGTACGTTTCATATATGCTGCCTCTAAATGGGGTGAACATTCCTCTGATAA TCTTGTTCGCAAGAGATTCGCTGCTGATTTCAGCATTCACCATTGTCTTCAGCGTGATGTTGAAGAGCATGGTGGAAAATAAGAAAGCTGCTCCCGAATGGATAACCAAAGTAGTGTGCGTTTTAGTTGCTTTTAAGCCGGGGCAAATTGTTTTCCTCAACGATGCTTCTTTCAAA GGGTTGAAGAATTCGGAAGGTGATGACGACGGGGCAGCAATAATTAGCGTTCAAGAGGGTAGTTCTGGGCCCAAAGAGTGGTTCCTTTTTGCCAAAATCTTAGACAGACTGTGCTTTGCGATCTTTTTGACTATATACATATCAATGTTTATTAGTTTCACCCCATGA
- the Fs gene encoding follistatin isoform X3, with the protein MNAALIVKFQLLLVLHLLLKFQFTVAGTCWLTMLRNGRCTEILYEKSSREDCCANNHRLHNAWSPDELDSSTFFFWRVLGDGVRCSPCKVSCKDVDCGVDKTCTIKKGRPKCVCSSKCKEGKIRSKRGPICGTDGRSYRNICRLRKRACRRKSNNLSIAYSGTCQTSCDKIKCPSGMHCLLDQNLSPHCVNCSKKCSDNPKRREVCGSDGLTYPSACHLREKTCRKGKAIPIAYKGPCREGATCSKVRCQDRQSCLTDVSTGMPRCVSCSSTCRPRHMHGPICGTNNSTYHSWCEMMLDSCAKGYIIDTKYPGKCTMNV; encoded by the exons CAGGAACTTGCTGGTTGACGATGCTACGTAACGGACGTTGTACAGAAATCTTATATGAGAAAAGCAGCAGAGAAGATTGTTGTGCCAATAATCACCGACTCCACAATGCTTGGTCCCCCGATGAGTTAGACTCAAGCACTTTCTTCTTCTGGAGGGTCTTAGGTGATGGCGTCCGTTGTTCACCATGCAAAG tatCCTGCAAGGACGTCGACTGCGGCGTCGACAAAACGTGCACCATCAAGAAAGGTCGTCCGAAATGCGTGTGCTCGTCGAAATGCAAGGAGGGCAAGATCCGGTCTAAAAGAGGTCCAATCTGCGGCACCGACGGCCGCAGTTACCGCAACATCTGCAGACTGCGCAAACGAGCTTGTCGACGTAAATCCAACAATCTATCCATCGCGTACAGCGGCACCTGTCAAA CTTCCTGTGATAAAATCAAATGTCCATCCGGCATGCATTGCCTTCTAGACCAAAATCTAAGCCCGCACTGCGTCAACTGCTCCAAGAAGTGCTCCGACAATCCCAAGCGGAGGGAAGTCTGCGGCTCGGATGGACTCACTTATCCCAGCGCTTGCCATCTGCGAGAGAAGACCTGCCGGAAGGGCAAGGCCATACCCATCGCCTACAAAGGACCTTGCCGAG AGGGTGCCACGTGCAGCAAGGTCCGCTGCCAGGACAGACAGTCGTGCTTGACGGATGTGTCAACGGGGATGCCGCGCTGCGTGAGCTGCAGCTCCACCTGCCGCCCCCGGCACATGCACGGCCCCATCTGCGGCACCAACAATAGCACCTACCACTCCTGGTGCGAGATGATGTTGGACTCTTGTGCCAAGGGCTACATCATCGACACCAAGTATCCAGGAAAATGC ACGATGAACGTTTGA